AGCAGTACCTCACAGCGCATGGAACTGAGCTCTATAAGGAGGCCAAGGTAGCTAAAATGCCTGTGTATCGACCACCTAAGCAGACAGGACCAAGTGCTTTTGAGAATCCTTGGCATGCGCCCAATGAGCAAGTCAAAGGGACTTCAGCTAGAGATGTAAGGTGCTACAAATGCAACCAGCTCGGCCACATAGCATCGAAGTGTCACCTCTCAGATCAGTCAAGGGGTCCTAGAAATGACAAGAAGTGTATGTTCTGTGATAAATTTGGTCATGATCTCCCTGAATGCAGGAAATTGAAGACCATCAAAACCGCTTATTTGGATGTTGAGAAAAGTGTTGAAGAGGCACAGACACCAGTGGCACAAGTCTCGTCCTTCTGTTCAATCAGTGCCCCTCCTCCAGAAATGGATGTAGCAAAGATAGATGCTTGCATCAAGGAAGGAAAGCTTTTCCTTGAGAATGGTTTTGCAGTCCCTTGTATGAATGCTTGTGTTCCAAGCAATGAAGACTCTATGCCAGTGACAAAAGGTCGGGTAGGATCCCACATTGTTCAGGTGTTGCGTGACTCTGGATGTAGTAGTGTGGTAATCAAACAAAAGTTTGTTGATCCTGATCTTTACACTGGAACCTTAGTGCTGGTCAGGCTTGCTGACAACTCCTTCCGGAGAGCTCCATTGGCTAAAATCCACATCAACACTCCATACCTGATTGGAGAAGTGGATGCAGTTTGTCTTCCTGACGCCCCCTATGATCTtctaattggaaacgtcccatgtgcaagaccagctgaagaccctgacacagcgtggcaggacacctgtgaccaggagacctgtgcagtggcaacaagggcacaagcaatgcgagagggtaagagaccctctccactggtagtgccaggcagtaacctgtacaaagaagtcgatagggatgaagtttgtcgactacagaagaaagatgacacactgaagaagttttggacctctaaagaagagagaaaaggaaggcaagtaATCCGATTTGAAACCAGGAAACTGTTATTGTACAGGACATTTGTTCATCCAGACATCAACCATGGGAATCCAGTCTCCCAAGTTATGGTTCCTAAACCACTGAGAACACAAGTCCTGACATTAGCTCATGAATCTACCTTAGGGGGCCACCTGTGTGCtaagaagacaaaggagaagatcctcaagagttctactggcctggaatgggtgcagatataacgaggttctgcagatcttgtgacatctgccagaagacaatcagtaaaggtagggtgacaaaagtacctcttgagaaactaccaatcattgatactccattcaagagggtatctgtggatataattggtaagataCACCCACCATCTGAGAAGGGACACCAGTTTATCCTCACTATGATGGACCATGCCAGTAGGTATCCTGATGCAGTGCCCTTGAAGAACATTGACTCAGAATCAGTTGCAGAAGCTTTGGTAGATATGTTTAGCAGGGTAGGGGTGCCTGAAAAAATATTAAGTGATCTTGGAACACAGTTTACCTCTGACTGCATGAAGGAAGTAGCTAGACTCCTCAGCATGCGACAACTTACAACTACTCCATACCATCCAATGTGTAatggattggtggaaaagttcaatGGAACTCTAAAGCAAATGCTGAAAAAGTTATGTCAAGAGAAGCCTAATCAGTGGCACCGGTATATCAATGCTGTGTTGTTTGCTTACAGAGAAGTTCCTCAAGAGTCGACAGGATTCtccccctttgagatactatatggaagatctgtaagaGGGCCAATGCAGATTTTGAGGGAACTATGGACAAAACACATTGAAGAGCCAGAAGTCAAGAGTAGCTATCAATATGTCTTTGAGCTCAGggaaaaaatggaagagaccatgaaattagcaaatgaagcactgaagttggcacaaggGCGATACAAACATTACTATGATAGGAGATGCAGGCCTCGAAGTCTTCAGGTAGGCGATCAAGTACTGATTCTACTCCCTACGGACAGCAATAAGCTACTCATGCAGTGGAAGGGCCCGTTTAATGTAGAGAATATTGTGGGCAAGAATGATTATGGTATAAACATTCAGGGAAAAGTTAGaacttttcatatcaacatgttgaagaagtatcttcaaagagcaaaagatgttatcttagatacagcgtgtgctgtgtttgacaatgttagcaactcaagtatagacatccatgaggatgaagagttactggagatagcaccaacctctggatcagaaaccataaaggatattatgtttggcttaaaccttgacctgcatcaggaacgtcaaatcaaagaacttgtgcgggagtatgaagatatctttacggacatccctggaacgtcaaacaaaggtgagcataaaatagaacttacatcgcatgaacccgtgaggagtaagccatacccggtaccatatggtgtcagagcgtcccttaggaaagagataaaagaTATGCTAGACATGGGTATCATCCAGGAGTCTGCATCACCTTATGCTTCGCCAGTGGTGATGGTAAAGAAATCTGATGGGTCAAATAGAGTATGTATAGACTTTAGAAAACTTAATCGTATTACTATATTTGATCCAGAACCAATGGTTACAGCAGATGATGTTTTTGCCAGGTTATCAGAAagcaatttctttacaaagattgatttcaccaagggctactggcagatcaaggttcgatcagaagatgtcccaaagacagcttttgttactcctgatggccaatatgaatttcttaagatgCCTTTTGGCATGGTTAATGCAGGAGACACATACGTTAAGTGTATGCGAACACTTCTTAAAGGTCTCGATAATGTGGAAAGCTATATAGATGACTTACTGGTACACACAAAGTCATGGTCTGAGCATTTAGAAACCTTGCAAGAGTTATTTCAGCGTATTCAAAATACAAATCTCACAGTTAGGCCAAGCAAGTGTATTTTAGCTTCAGAAACAGTGCAATTCCTGGGGCATGAAATCCAGGGAGGCACTTTGAGTCTTCAGGAAACCAACATTAGTAAAATTCAATCAGCCCCACAACCAAAGACTAAGAAGGAGGTAAGATCGTTTTTAGGACTTACGGGATTTTATCGTGCTTATGTCCCAAACTATGCAACCATTGCTGCTCCGCTATCTGACCTGACAAAGAAGGGGAAAATCAATGTTGTACAGTGGCAGGAGCCTCAAGAGAAAGCATACAACAGTCTGAAGTCTATACTGGTTAATAAACCTGTCCTGCACCTTCCAGACCTAAACAGAAGATTCATCTTGAGAACAGATGCTTCGGACGTGGGACTAGGGGCAgtgttacttcaggaatatgaggatggtttgttccccgtgagtttcgccagccggaaactgttggacagggagcaaagatacagcactatggagaaagagtgtttggctattgtgtgggctctgcagaaattcaaaatgtatttgtatggtgttgacttcacgttacaaacggatcatcaaccgctggcatttttgaacagttcgaagtttacaaatgacagaataatgagATGGGCAATGTTCTTGCAAAATCATCGATTCAGAGTAGAAGCAATAAAAGGTAGTTCAAACGTTGGAGCTGATTTTCTAAGCAGGGTAGTGGGATAATTCTTGTCACAATGCCGGGTTGACTTTGTGATGAGATGTCTATACAGATAATGGTGGCTAAAACTTGATAAATTGAATTGTAATGTTGggagtataaatttgaaaatttatacttaaaaggggggcctgtgtcacaaatcaatatatctgcgtatatatttatatatcagccttgtattatattaatgtagaaggattttgtgttatcataagcattttatttttgtttattgttataattactgtttatacacggtcttattctacagtttatttctgcatatatatttatatatcagccctgtattatattgatgtacaatgatttttgtatatcatcataagcattttatttagtttgttataattattgtttatgcactgtcttattctatcgtttttcatgttaaagtagttaactgttgtttactgaaaataatgagagtaaaacttgtgtgcttgttctattgttactagctaacgctagtttctttattttaatttgtaatatgtacattaagtccttcacaacagatgtcgccccgctattcatggatacatatttatggttatagaatttgtgcttttgcggagtccttggaaacgagccgaggcgacatccaaacctttgttttaggGAGAGACAACCAGtgggtgcttctaacgcacgtgttataaagggatttctctctctcccagtttaagactggaagtgcgagggggttattattattatactgtgaactattatattacttaagaagttttgctcagtagagcgtgattgacaagtgtatgctgcggtttgtgacttatatattgaagagttaataaaagctatactagaatagcgaaattaagcagaatagtcttattttattttcacacctgccaattactgaacctgaatgtgacatatatatatatatatatatatatatatatatatatatatatatatatatatatatatatatatatatatatatatatatatatatatatatatatatatatatatgtatgtatgtaaatatcacccacgaatggcatttattaccgaattctatcttgggaatatatatccacttggaattcattttatggtaacagcttctggccgggtggagattcgaacccccacctgttcggctggaaactatgcctgcagagaccttaccgactgagctatcaagagagataaaagtttatgacaagtccccgtacatattcctgtcgaattcagaaagctcttcatagacttgaaataaaaccatctccaccatgatagctgaatcgggagtttgcaacacgttgttattttaatgaacatatatcacaagcacacgtgatttcaatcaatgtaaatatcacccacgaatggcatttaa
This genomic stretch from Palaemon carinicauda isolate YSFRI2023 chromosome 12, ASM3689809v2, whole genome shotgun sequence harbors:
- the LOC137650779 gene encoding uncharacterized protein; the protein is MMDHASRYPDAVPLKNIDSESVAEALVDMFSRVGVPEKILSDLGTQFTSDCMKEVARLLSMRQLTTTPYHPMCNGLVEKFNGTLKQMLKKLCQEKPNQWHRYINAVLFAYREVPQESTGFSPFEILYGRSVRGPMQILRELWTKHIEEPEVKSSYQYVFELREKMEETMKLANEALKLAQGRYKHYYDRRCRPRSLQVGDQVLILLPTDSNKLLMQWKGPFNVENIVGKNDYGINIQGKVRTFHINMLKKYLQRAKDVILDTACAVSKPYPVPYGVRASLRKEIKDMLDMGIIQESASPYASPVVMVKKSDGSNRVCIDFRKLNRITIFDPEPMVTADDVFARLSESNFFTKIDFTKGYWQIKVRSEDVPKTAFVTPDGQYEFLKMPFGMVNAGDTYVKCMRTLLKGLDNVESYIDDLLVHTKSWSEHLETLQELFQRIQNTNLTVRPSKCILASETVQFLGHEIQGGTLSLQETNISKIQSAPQPKTKKEVRSFLGLTGFYRAYVPNYATIAAPLSDLTKKGKINVVQWQEPQEKAYNSLKSILVNKPVLHLPDLNRRFILRTDASDVGLGAVLLQEYEDGLFPQLLSIPSVYTLLLIFTKTNMEAKYLLLLFLSVVSCKNINSRLFIDLQGENHIKTPVSTISCEDPDIESVQIESVENVICSDVVPSKGETSNITAKFQHEFAEGCELQITMESREEYTFGNPLKVKAKICSVDDCHRKFEHCQLERSKPQTKHFTLKVNYEGFSLCKLPVDVHTHYKVQSCSL